In a genomic window of Coregonus clupeaformis isolate EN_2021a unplaced genomic scaffold, ASM2061545v1 scaf0780, whole genome shotgun sequence:
- the LOC121530711 gene encoding progestin and adipoQ receptor family member 3 isoform X1: protein MYSNSYKKYPNGFNYAYTKLKGGKDDCDAVVTPTGFSRSTMPQKLMKSAHYIELGGSYQYWPVLVPRGIRLYTYEQIPVFLRDNPYITDGYRAYLPSRLCIKSLFILSNETVNIWSHLLGFLLFFTLGIYDMAFVLPASGASREDYVIYSIGLFCFQLCMLCSVGYHLFCCHRSEKTSRRWMALDYAGISVGILGCYVPGVFYAFYCNNYWRQVYLVTVLAMILAVFFAQIHPHYLSKQWQRLRSVLFCSVAGYGLIPTVHWVWLNGGFSSELVQSFIPRVLGMYVIAALAFIFYVSKVPERYFPGQLNYLGSSHQVWHVLVIVMFYWWHQAAFFILTHRHSHPCPE from the exons ATGTACAGTAATTCATACAAGAAATATCCGAATGGCTTTAACTACGCGTACACCAAACTGAAAG gtggtaagg ATGACTGTGATGCAGTGGTGACGCCTACAGGTTTCAGTAGATCCACCATGCCTCAGAAGCTGATGAAGAGTGCCCACTACATCGAGCTGGGGGGGAGCTACCAGTACTGGCCCGTGCTGGTCCCCAGAGGGATAAGGCTGTACACCTACGAACAGATCCCAGTCTTCCTGAGGGATAACCCCTACATCACAGACGGCTACAGAGCCTACCTGCCCTCCAGGCTGTGCATCAAAAG TCTGTTCATCCTGTCGAATGAGACGGTGAATATCTGGAGCCACCTGCTGGGCTTCCTGTTGTTCTTCACCCTGGGGATCTACGACATGGCGTTCGTGCTGCCTGCCAGCGGGGCCTCCCGGGAGGACTATGTCATCTATTCCATAGGACTCTTCTGCTTCCAG CTGTGCATGCTGTGCTCTGTGGGCTACCACCTGTTCTGCTGTCACCGCTCAGAGAAGACCAGTCGCCGCTGGATGGCTCTGGACTACGCCGGCATCTCCGTAGGCATCCTGGGCTGCTACGTACCTGGGGTCTTCTACGCATTCTACTGCAATAAC tACTGGCGTCAGGTGTACCTGGTGACGGTGCTAGCCATGATCCTGGCGGTGTTCTTTGCCCAGATCCACCCCCACTACCTCAGCAAGCAGTGGCAGCGGCTGCGCTCCGTTCTCTTCTGCAGCGTGGCCGGCTACGGCCTCATCCCCACCGTACACTGGGTCTGGCTCAACGGGGGCTTCTCTTCGGAGCTCGTACAG TCTTTTATTCCTCGTGTTCTGGGGATGTACGTGATCGCTGCCTTAGCCTTCATCTTCTACGTCTCCAAGGTTCCTGAACGCTACTTCCCAG GTCAGTTGAACTACCTGGGCTCCAGCCACCAGGTGTGGCATGTTCTGGTCATTGTGATGTTCTACTGGTGGCATCAGGCTGCCTTcttcatcttaacccaccgccaCAGCCACCCCTGCCCAGAGTAA
- the LOC121530711 gene encoding progestin and adipoQ receptor family member 3 isoform X3, with protein sequence MYSNSYKKYPNGFNYAYTKLKDDCDAVVTPTGFSRSTMPQKLMKSAHYIELGGSYQYWPVLVPRGIRLYTYEQIPVFLRDNPYITDGYRAYLPSRLCIKSLFILSNETVNIWSHLLGFLLFFTLGIYDMAFVLPASGASREDYVIYSIGLFCFQLCMLCSVGYHLFCCHRSEKTSRRWMALDYAGISVGILGCYVPGVFYAFYCNNYWRQVYLVTVLAMILAVFFAQIHPHYLSKQWQRLRSVLFCSVAGYGLIPTVHWVWLNGGFSSELVQSFIPRVLGMYVIAALAFIFYVSKVPERYFPGQLNYLGSSHQVWHVLVIVMFYWWHQAAFFILTHRHSHPCPE encoded by the exons ATGTACAGTAATTCATACAAGAAATATCCGAATGGCTTTAACTACGCGTACACCAAACTGAAAG ATGACTGTGATGCAGTGGTGACGCCTACAGGTTTCAGTAGATCCACCATGCCTCAGAAGCTGATGAAGAGTGCCCACTACATCGAGCTGGGGGGGAGCTACCAGTACTGGCCCGTGCTGGTCCCCAGAGGGATAAGGCTGTACACCTACGAACAGATCCCAGTCTTCCTGAGGGATAACCCCTACATCACAGACGGCTACAGAGCCTACCTGCCCTCCAGGCTGTGCATCAAAAG TCTGTTCATCCTGTCGAATGAGACGGTGAATATCTGGAGCCACCTGCTGGGCTTCCTGTTGTTCTTCACCCTGGGGATCTACGACATGGCGTTCGTGCTGCCTGCCAGCGGGGCCTCCCGGGAGGACTATGTCATCTATTCCATAGGACTCTTCTGCTTCCAG CTGTGCATGCTGTGCTCTGTGGGCTACCACCTGTTCTGCTGTCACCGCTCAGAGAAGACCAGTCGCCGCTGGATGGCTCTGGACTACGCCGGCATCTCCGTAGGCATCCTGGGCTGCTACGTACCTGGGGTCTTCTACGCATTCTACTGCAATAAC tACTGGCGTCAGGTGTACCTGGTGACGGTGCTAGCCATGATCCTGGCGGTGTTCTTTGCCCAGATCCACCCCCACTACCTCAGCAAGCAGTGGCAGCGGCTGCGCTCCGTTCTCTTCTGCAGCGTGGCCGGCTACGGCCTCATCCCCACCGTACACTGGGTCTGGCTCAACGGGGGCTTCTCTTCGGAGCTCGTACAG TCTTTTATTCCTCGTGTTCTGGGGATGTACGTGATCGCTGCCTTAGCCTTCATCTTCTACGTCTCCAAGGTTCCTGAACGCTACTTCCCAG GTCAGTTGAACTACCTGGGCTCCAGCCACCAGGTGTGGCATGTTCTGGTCATTGTGATGTTCTACTGGTGGCATCAGGCTGCCTTcttcatcttaacccaccgccaCAGCCACCCCTGCCCAGAGTAA
- the LOC121530711 gene encoding progestin and adipoQ receptor family member 3 isoform X2, whose product MYSNSYKKYPNGFNYAYTKLKADDCDAVVTPTGFSRSTMPQKLMKSAHYIELGGSYQYWPVLVPRGIRLYTYEQIPVFLRDNPYITDGYRAYLPSRLCIKSLFILSNETVNIWSHLLGFLLFFTLGIYDMAFVLPASGASREDYVIYSIGLFCFQLCMLCSVGYHLFCCHRSEKTSRRWMALDYAGISVGILGCYVPGVFYAFYCNNYWRQVYLVTVLAMILAVFFAQIHPHYLSKQWQRLRSVLFCSVAGYGLIPTVHWVWLNGGFSSELVQSFIPRVLGMYVIAALAFIFYVSKVPERYFPGQLNYLGSSHQVWHVLVIVMFYWWHQAAFFILTHRHSHPCPE is encoded by the exons ATGTACAGTAATTCATACAAGAAATATCCGAATGGCTTTAACTACGCGTACACCAAACTGAAAG CAGATGACTGTGATGCAGTGGTGACGCCTACAGGTTTCAGTAGATCCACCATGCCTCAGAAGCTGATGAAGAGTGCCCACTACATCGAGCTGGGGGGGAGCTACCAGTACTGGCCCGTGCTGGTCCCCAGAGGGATAAGGCTGTACACCTACGAACAGATCCCAGTCTTCCTGAGGGATAACCCCTACATCACAGACGGCTACAGAGCCTACCTGCCCTCCAGGCTGTGCATCAAAAG TCTGTTCATCCTGTCGAATGAGACGGTGAATATCTGGAGCCACCTGCTGGGCTTCCTGTTGTTCTTCACCCTGGGGATCTACGACATGGCGTTCGTGCTGCCTGCCAGCGGGGCCTCCCGGGAGGACTATGTCATCTATTCCATAGGACTCTTCTGCTTCCAG CTGTGCATGCTGTGCTCTGTGGGCTACCACCTGTTCTGCTGTCACCGCTCAGAGAAGACCAGTCGCCGCTGGATGGCTCTGGACTACGCCGGCATCTCCGTAGGCATCCTGGGCTGCTACGTACCTGGGGTCTTCTACGCATTCTACTGCAATAAC tACTGGCGTCAGGTGTACCTGGTGACGGTGCTAGCCATGATCCTGGCGGTGTTCTTTGCCCAGATCCACCCCCACTACCTCAGCAAGCAGTGGCAGCGGCTGCGCTCCGTTCTCTTCTGCAGCGTGGCCGGCTACGGCCTCATCCCCACCGTACACTGGGTCTGGCTCAACGGGGGCTTCTCTTCGGAGCTCGTACAG TCTTTTATTCCTCGTGTTCTGGGGATGTACGTGATCGCTGCCTTAGCCTTCATCTTCTACGTCTCCAAGGTTCCTGAACGCTACTTCCCAG GTCAGTTGAACTACCTGGGCTCCAGCCACCAGGTGTGGCATGTTCTGGTCATTGTGATGTTCTACTGGTGGCATCAGGCTGCCTTcttcatcttaacccaccgccaCAGCCACCCCTGCCCAGAGTAA